GTCTCTGATAGGCATAGTCCATTTTTTCGATGCTTCTCTTGCAGCCAGGAAAACAGACTTCATTACGGCATCATCTGTCGGGAAAGAGAGCTTGTTTTTGGTGTATTTTCTGATCTTTCCATTGAGATTTTCAATCAGGTTGGTGGTATAGATGATTTTACGGATTTCAGCCGGGTAATCGAAGAAAACGGTGAGTTCATCCCAGTTGTCCCTCCAGCTTTTGATGGCATAAGCGTATTTGGATTCCCATTTTTTGGCAAAATCGTTCAGGGCAGCCCAAGCAGCATCTTTTGTAGGGGCGGTATAAATTTCCTTCATATCCCTTGTAAACGCCCTGCGGTCTTTCCATGCGACATATCTACATGCGTTTCTGATCTGGTGGACGACACATATCTGAGTGACTGATTGGGGGAATGAAGCTTTTATCGTATCAGTAAACCCGTTCAGGTTGTCAGTTGCCGTTATGAGAATATCTTCAACCCCTCTGGCTTTCAGGTCGGTGAGTACCCCCATCCAGAAAGCCGAAGATTCATTCTTGCCAAGCCAAAGGCCTAGGATCTCTTTAAGGCCGTTAGTTCTGAGGCCAACGGCAATATAAACGGTCTTGTTGACCACTTTGGAGTTCTCCCTGACTTTGAAGGATATACCATCCATCCAAACGATCAGGTATACAGGGTCAAGCGGCCTGTTTCTCCATGCAACAATATCCTCCGCTACGGCACCGGTAACCCTTGAGATGGTGGAGGAGGAAACATTGATGTCATAAAGCTCCCGGATCTGTTCTTCGATGTCCTGGTTTGACATTCCCTTGGCATACATGGAAATGATCACGTTTTCAACGCCCTCCGCCATGCTTCTGCGTTTGGGCACAAGGGCAGGCTCAAAGCTGCCGTCCCTGTCTCTTGGGACTCTGATTTCAGCTTCCCCAAATGTGTTTTTTATTGTTTTGGTGGAATAGCCGTTCCTTGAATTGGGATTATCGGAATTCTGATGCTTTTCATAGCCAAGATGGGCATCCAGCTCGCCTTCAAGCATTTTCTCAACGGCTCTTTTCTGAAGCTGTTGAAGGAAGGAATTAAGCTCCCCGGCAGTCCTGAACTGCTTGAGGAAGTCATCATTTAGGAGATCTTCTTTTTTCATTTTTGTAATCTGTGTGTTATAAAGGTAAGAAATTGTCCACACACAGACCGGGGGGCGCCTACCGCGGGTTCCTCAAATTCCCTGTGCGATTTCTTCTAAATCACACAGAGAATTTCGAGGTTTAACTTTAACTTCGTAAGTAGTGAAACCAACTTACACAGTTTGTGTCATAGTCCCTTTTAATAATTTTTTTTCCCTCGCTCTTTGGCTTTTGCAAAGCCATAAAGGAAAAGATATGTGCAATAACATCAACCGTCCATCCATTACCTAACATTCTATACCGTTGTGTGTCGCTTACTATACTTGTATATCCATCAGGCACAGTTTGCAGTCGTTCACATTCGGTTGGTGT
This Cecembia calidifontis DNA region includes the following protein-coding sequences:
- a CDS encoding IS256 family transposase — its product is MKKEDLLNDDFLKQFRTAGELNSFLQQLQKRAVEKMLEGELDAHLGYEKHQNSDNPNSRNGYSTKTIKNTFGEAEIRVPRDRDGSFEPALVPKRRSMAEGVENVIISMYAKGMSNQDIEEQIRELYDINVSSSTISRVTGAVAEDIVAWRNRPLDPVYLIVWMDGISFKVRENSKVVNKTVYIAVGLRTNGLKEILGLWLGKNESSAFWMGVLTDLKARGVEDILITATDNLNGFTDTIKASFPQSVTQICVVHQIRNACRYVAWKDRRAFTRDMKEIYTAPTKDAAWAALNDFAKKWESKYAYAIKSWRDNWDELTVFFDYPAEIRKIIYTTNLIENLNGKIRKYTKNKLSFPTDDAVMKSVFLAAREASKKWTMPIRDWGAILNSFLLIFGDRVRLLDT